Proteins encoded by one window of Flavobacterium sp. N502540:
- a CDS encoding YegP family protein, producing MGKFVITKRANGEFQFNLKAGNGQTILTSEGYTTKAACLNGIESVKTNSQDDGRFDRLESKSGKPYFNLKASNGQIIGASEMYESTSARDNGIASVKTNAPEASTDDQTA from the coding sequence ATGGGAAAATTTGTAATTACTAAGAGAGCCAATGGTGAATTTCAATTTAATTTAAAAGCTGGTAATGGGCAAACTATTCTAACAAGTGAAGGTTATACTACCAAAGCGGCCTGCTTAAACGGAATTGAGTCTGTTAAAACAAATTCGCAGGATGACGGAAGATTTGACAGACTGGAATCCAAAAGCGGAAAACCTTATTTCAACTTAAAAGCCAGTAACGGTCAGATTATTGGTGCAAGCGAAATGTATGAAAGTACAAGCGCAAGAGATAACGGAATAGCATCGGTAAAAACAAACGCACCCGAAGCTTCTACAGACGATCAAACTGCATAA
- a CDS encoding SDR family oxidoreductase: protein MDSIFNLKGKIALITGGAGVLGSNFANVLAEQGVITGIISQSIEKANTTVAAIESNGGKAFAIQANVLNKEELEKAKDFIVKKYGRLDILINAAGGNMPGATISPDQAIYDLQTEDLQKVIDLNIIGTMLPSQVFSELFAQQKQGNIINISSAAAQRPLTRVVGYAASKAAIDNFTQWMAVELATKYGEGIRVNAISPGFFIGEQNRSLLLTPEGKLTPRGEKIIEHTPMGRFGTPEDVNGALLYLCSDLSKFVTGTILKVDGGFAAASI from the coding sequence ATGGATTCAATATTTAATCTAAAAGGAAAAATTGCATTAATTACCGGTGGTGCCGGAGTACTGGGAAGTAACTTTGCTAACGTTCTGGCCGAACAGGGTGTTATTACCGGAATCATTTCCCAGTCTATCGAAAAAGCCAATACAACCGTAGCTGCAATAGAAAGCAATGGTGGAAAAGCTTTTGCCATTCAGGCGAATGTCTTAAACAAAGAAGAACTGGAAAAAGCCAAAGATTTTATCGTAAAAAAATACGGCCGTCTCGATATTCTAATCAATGCTGCAGGAGGAAATATGCCTGGAGCTACCATCAGCCCGGATCAGGCCATCTACGACCTTCAAACCGAAGACTTACAAAAAGTAATCGATCTGAATATCATTGGAACTATGCTGCCTTCACAAGTATTTTCGGAACTTTTTGCTCAACAAAAACAGGGAAATATCATTAACATCTCATCGGCAGCCGCACAACGTCCTCTGACGAGGGTAGTAGGATATGCCGCTTCGAAGGCAGCAATCGATAATTTCACACAATGGATGGCCGTAGAACTGGCTACTAAATATGGTGAAGGAATACGTGTCAATGCCATTTCACCCGGATTTTTTATAGGAGAACAAAACCGCTCTCTCTTACTGACTCCGGAAGGAAAACTAACACCAAGGGGGGAAAAAATCATCGAACATACTCCCATGGGAAGATTTGGTACTCCGGAAGATGTCAACGGAGCTCTTTTGTATTTATGCAGTGACCTGTCAAAATTTGTCACGGGAACAATTCTAAAAGTAGACGGAGGATTTGCGGCAGCAAGTATTTAA
- a CDS encoding carbohydrate kinase family protein: MSNGKSLKAVAYGEVLWDVFAAEKKIGGAPLNVALRIQSLGCNAAMISCVGSDEDGTAIINHIKNLGLEAEAIIKSEDFPTGLVDVTLNEKGSASYVIHYPAAWDKIVLSDFAKSLTANADVLIFGSLVCRDEVSRKSLEELLQTNVYKVFDVNLRKPHYSYGILEQLMHAASFIKFNDEELLEVATALHSPFTTLEKNIYFIAQKTSTNAICVTRGQYGAVLLWENKLYENYGYTVKVVDTVGAGDSFLAALITSLLTGKKPQDAIDFACAVGALVAASPGANPEISLSKIENLLIGTI; the protein is encoded by the coding sequence ATGAGTAACGGAAAAAGTCTAAAGGCAGTCGCCTACGGAGAAGTACTATGGGATGTTTTTGCTGCAGAAAAAAAGATTGGAGGCGCACCATTAAACGTTGCCCTGCGAATACAATCGTTAGGCTGCAATGCTGCAATGATTAGCTGTGTAGGAAGCGATGAAGATGGTACTGCGATTATTAATCATATAAAAAACCTTGGACTCGAAGCAGAAGCGATAATCAAGTCAGAAGATTTTCCGACTGGTCTGGTTGATGTAACCCTGAACGAGAAAGGATCGGCGAGTTATGTCATTCATTATCCGGCGGCCTGGGACAAGATTGTTTTGAGTGATTTTGCCAAAAGTCTGACAGCGAATGCAGATGTTTTGATTTTTGGAAGTTTAGTTTGTCGGGATGAGGTATCGAGGAAATCTCTTGAAGAATTATTACAGACAAATGTTTATAAAGTTTTTGATGTCAATTTAAGAAAGCCTCATTATTCCTATGGGATTTTAGAACAGTTGATGCATGCCGCCAGTTTTATAAAGTTTAATGATGAAGAATTATTAGAAGTTGCTACAGCACTGCATTCGCCTTTTACCACACTGGAAAAAAATATTTATTTTATTGCACAGAAAACTAGTACGAATGCTATTTGTGTAACCAGAGGACAATATGGTGCCGTATTGCTTTGGGAAAATAAATTGTATGAGAATTACGGTTATACTGTTAAAGTTGTAGATACAGTAGGGGCTGGGGATTCTTTTTTAGCTGCTTTAATTACTTCATTGCTTACCGGAAAGAAGCCACAGGATGCAATTGATTTTGCTTGTGCTGTAGGCGCATTGGTTGCTGCGTCACCCGGTGCCAATCCTGAAATTTCGCTTTCAAAAATTGAAAACCTCCTGATTGGGACAATTTAA
- a CDS encoding histone H1-like protein Hc1 gives MNDLLVKINAEIETFKAEAESLTEKGVKAAGPRARKSTLEIEKLLKEFRKVSIEESKK, from the coding sequence ATGAACGATCTATTAGTAAAAATCAACGCCGAAATTGAAACATTTAAAGCAGAGGCTGAATCATTAACTGAAAAAGGTGTTAAAGCTGCTGGACCAAGAGCGCGTAAATCTACTTTAGAAATTGAAAAACTTTTAAAAGAGTTTAGAAAAGTTTCTATCGAAGAATCTAAAAAATAA
- a CDS encoding DUF2911 domain-containing protein: MKKINLLVIVLLTAFSVNAQDVKFAPLDASPVDIAYSPNKAVKFKKTDNPAPAVKVIYSRPSVKGRAIFGELIKFGEVWRVGANENTEIKFYKPVTIGGVNIPAGTYSLFAIPEKDKWTIIINKEIDLWGAYAYDESKDIARVSVPVKPVSNTIEALSIAFTTQGSVTNLVIGWDKTTVEVPITIK; this comes from the coding sequence ATGAAAAAAATTAATTTATTGGTAATTGTCTTATTGACAGCTTTTTCAGTTAATGCACAAGACGTTAAATTTGCTCCTTTGGATGCGAGTCCGGTTGATATTGCGTATTCTCCAAACAAAGCGGTAAAATTCAAGAAAACCGATAATCCGGCTCCGGCAGTTAAGGTTATTTATTCAAGACCTTCTGTTAAGGGACGCGCTATTTTTGGTGAATTGATTAAGTTTGGTGAAGTTTGGCGTGTAGGTGCTAACGAAAATACCGAAATCAAATTTTACAAACCGGTTACTATTGGCGGAGTAAATATTCCTGCCGGAACTTACAGTTTATTTGCTATTCCTGAAAAAGACAAATGGACTATCATTATCAATAAAGAAATCGATTTATGGGGTGCTTATGCGTATGACGAAAGTAAGGATATTGCAAGAGTAAGTGTTCCTGTAAAACCAGTATCCAACACAATTGAGGCCTTATCTATTGCTTTTACTACTCAGGGTTCCGTAACGAATTTGGTAATTGGCTGGGACAAAACAACTGTTGAAGTTCCAATCACAATAAAATAA
- a CDS encoding helix-turn-helix domain-containing protein → MMTSSIKSKIKSIRELKNYTQEYMADQLGVTQAGYSKIEKGKTILSYEKLVEIARILEVSVEDVISFDSQRYFNSFNKVRGNNNGSIQINSDNSAALKALYEDKIVLLEKLLSKTEEELRRYKEKFGEI, encoded by the coding sequence ATGATGACCTCTTCGATAAAAAGTAAAATAAAAAGCATAAGAGAACTAAAAAATTATACGCAGGAATATATGGCAGATCAGTTAGGTGTTACACAGGCAGGATATAGTAAAATTGAGAAAGGAAAAACGATTCTTTCGTATGAAAAATTGGTTGAAATAGCCAGAATCTTGGAGGTTAGTGTAGAAGACGTAATCAGTTTTGACAGTCAGAGATACTTCAATAGTTTTAATAAAGTGAGAGGAAACAATAATGGAAGTATTCAGATTAATTCGGATAATAGCGCAGCTTTAAAGGCTTTGTATGAAGATAAAATTGTGCTTTTAGAGAAATTGTTAAGCAAAACGGAAGAAGAGTTACGTCGTTATAAAGAAAAATTCGGAGAGATTTAG
- a CDS encoding YdeI/OmpD-associated family protein produces METKDGRITLYAKTRKEWRDWLQENSQIEKSIWLILYHKKSKTESVNLIEATEEALCFGWIDSLCKKRDAESYYLTFTPRNAKKSKWSQPNKERAERMIAEGLMTEYGQLSIDLAKQNGKWESV; encoded by the coding sequence ATGGAAACAAAAGATGGAAGAATAACACTTTATGCCAAAACCCGAAAAGAATGGCGCGATTGGCTACAGGAAAACAGTCAGATCGAAAAATCAATCTGGTTGATTTTATACCACAAAAAAAGTAAAACAGAAAGTGTAAATCTTATTGAAGCTACAGAAGAAGCACTCTGTTTTGGGTGGATTGACAGTTTGTGTAAGAAACGGGATGCTGAAAGTTATTATCTGACATTTACCCCAAGAAATGCAAAAAAAAGCAAATGGAGCCAGCCCAATAAAGAGCGGGCAGAAAGAATGATTGCAGAAGGTTTAATGACAGAATACGGTCAGCTTTCGATTGATCTCGCCAAGCAAAATGGCAAATGGGAATCGGTTTAA
- a CDS encoding YhcH/YjgK/YiaL family protein has translation MIVDSLQNAARYYSLHPNFKKAFDYVNQNDISTLEEGAFEIGEGLKVIVIVGEGTTKEESIKGFECHDKNIDIQIPIKGPETFAWKPREKCISPNGEYNDERDVRFFYDKPDMFFELQEKQFTILFPEDVHSAMISENSLKKIVIKVKV, from the coding sequence ATGATTGTAGATTCCTTACAAAACGCAGCCAGATACTACAGCCTGCATCCTAATTTTAAAAAAGCATTTGATTACGTAAACCAAAATGACATCAGCACTCTTGAAGAAGGAGCCTTTGAAATTGGCGAGGGCTTAAAAGTAATTGTAATTGTTGGCGAAGGCACCACTAAAGAAGAAAGTATAAAAGGGTTTGAATGTCACGATAAAAATATCGACATCCAAATTCCGATCAAAGGGCCGGAAACTTTTGCCTGGAAACCCAGAGAAAAATGCATTAGTCCTAACGGAGAATACAATGACGAACGCGATGTTCGTTTCTTTTACGACAAACCGGATATGTTTTTCGAATTACAGGAAAAGCAGTTTACAATTCTATTTCCCGAAGATGTTCACTCGGCAATGATAAGCGAAAATTCACTTAAAAAAATTGTTATTAAAGTCAAAGTTTAA